A portion of the Diceros bicornis minor isolate mBicDic1 chromosome 20, mDicBic1.mat.cur, whole genome shotgun sequence genome contains these proteins:
- the SLC5A5 gene encoding sodium/iodide cotransporter isoform X2, whose amino-acid sequence MGATEAGARATFGAWDYGVFALMLLVSTGIGLWVGLARGGQRSAEDFFTGGRRLAALPVGLSLSASFMSAVQVLGVPAEAYRYGLKFLWMCLGQLLNSLLTAAFFLPVFYRLGLTSTYQYLELRFSRAVRLCGTLQYLVATMLYTGIVIYAPALILNQVTGLDIWASLLSTGAICTFYTTVGGMKAVIWTDVFQVVVMLAGFWVVLAQGTMLVGGPRHMLRLAQNHSRINLMDFDLDPRSRYTFWTFVVGGTLVWLSMYGVNQAQVQRYVACRTEKQAKLALLINQLGLFLIVSSAAGCGIVMFTFYLDCDPLLTGRISAPDQYMPLLVLDIFEDLPGVPGLFLACAYSGTLSTASTSINAMAAVTVEDLIKPRLPSLAPRRLVVISKGLSLIYGSACLTVAALSSLLGGGVLQGSFTVMGVISGPLLGTFILGMFLPACSTRGVLCGLAAGLAFSLWVAVGAALYPPSAQSMGVLTSSAAGCAQPSANASGLPGPLLAANASGEAPSLGMEPDRPALADSFYAISYLYYGALGTLSTVLCGALVSCLTGPSKRSALAPGLLWWDLAWQTALVAPKEEVATLDDSLVKGAEELPPGAKRPPDFLPTDEDHLLFLGQKEVDGAGSWTPGSGHDRGCDLRETDL is encoded by the exons ATGGGCGCCACCGAGGCAGGGGCGCGGGCCACGTTCGGAGCCTGGGACTACGGGGTCTTCGCCCTCATGCTGCTGGTGTCCACGGGCATCgggctgtgggtggggctggcgcggggCGGGCAGCGCAGCGCCGAGGACTTCTTCACGGGGGGCCGGCGCCTGGCGGCGCTGCCCGTCGGCCTCTCGCTGTCCGCCAGCTTCATGTCGGCCGTGCAGGTGCTGGGCGTGCCGGCCGAGGCCTACCGCTACGGCCTCAAGTTCCTCTGGatgtgcctgggccagctgctcaaCTCCCTGCTCACCGCCGCCTTCTTCCTGCCCGTCTTCTACCGCCTGGGCCTCACCAGCACCTACCAG TACCTGGAGCTGCGCTTCAGCCGCGCCGTGCGGCTCTGCGGGACCCTGCAGTACCTGGTGGCCACA ATGCTGTACACTGGCATCGTGATCTACGCCCCCGCGCTCATCCTGAACCAAG TGACCGGGCTGGACATCTGGGCGTCGCTCCTTTCCACCGGAGCCATCTGCACCTTCTACACGACTGTG GGCGGCATGAAGGCTGTCATCTGGACCGACGTGTTCCAGGTCGTGGTGATGCTGGCTGGCTTCTGGGTTGTCCTGGCCCAGGGGACCATGCTCGTGGGCGGGCCTAGGCACATGCTCAGGCTGGCCCAGAACCACTCCCGGATCAATCTGATGGA CTTTGACCTGGACCCTCGGAGTCGTTACACATTCTGGACTTTTGTGGTGGGCGGCACATTGGTGTGGCTCTCGATGTATGGTGTGAACCAGGCACAGGTGCAGCGCTATGTGGCCTGCCGCACAGAGAAGCAGGCCAAGCT ggctctgctCATCAACCAGCTGGGCCTGTTCCTGATCGTGTCCAGCGCCGCTGGCTGTGGTATCGTCATGTTCACCTTCTACCTCGACTGCGACCCTCTGCTCACAGGGCGGATCTCCGCCCCGGACCAG TACATGCCCCTGCTGGTGCTGGACATCTTTGAGGACCTGCCCGGAGTCCCAGGCCTCTTTCTGGCCTGTGCCTATAGCGGCACCCTCAG CACCGCATCCACCAGCATCAACGCCATGGCTGCCGTCACTGTGGAGGACCTCATCAAACCTCGACTGCCGAGCCTGGCGCCCCGGAGACTCGTAGTCATCTCCAAGGGGCTCT CGCTCATCTACGGCTCCGCCTGCCTCACCGTGGCGGCCCTGTCCTCGCTGCTGGGGGGCGGCGTCCTGCAG ggctcctTCACCGTCATGGGAGTCATCAGCGGCCCCCTCCTGGGCACCTTcatcctgggcatgttcctcccCGCCTGCAGCACGCGG GGCGTCCTTTGCGGGCTGGCCGCCGGCCTGGCGTTCTCGCTGTGGGTGGCCGTGGGCGCCGCTCTGTACCCGCCCAGCGCGCAGTCCATGGGGGTCCTGACGTCGTCGGCCGCCGGCTGCGCCCAGCCCTCGGCCAACGCCTCCGGCCTCCCCGGCCCGCTCCTCGCCGCCAACGCCTCAGGCGAGGCCCCCAG CCTCGGAATGGAACCTGATCGACCCGCCTTAGCTGACAGTTTCTACGCCATTTCCTATCTTTATTATGGCGCCCTGGGCACACTGAGCACCGTGCTATGTGGAGCCCTCGTCAGCTGCCTGACGG GCCCCAGCAAGCGCAGTGCCCTGGCTCCCGGGCTGCTGTGGTGGGACCTCGCATGGCAGACGGCGTTGGTGGCCCCCAAGGAAGAAGTAGCCACCCTGGATGACAGCCTAGTGAAG ggtGCTGAGGAACTGCCCCCTGGAGCCAAGAGGCCTCCAGACTTCCTGCCCACCGACGAGGACCATCTGCTCTTCCTAGGGCAGAAAGAGGTGGATGGAGCTGGCTCCTGGACCCCCGGCAGTGGACATGACAGGGGTTGTGACCTGCGAGAGACAGACCTCTGA
- the SLC5A5 gene encoding sodium/iodide cotransporter isoform X1: MGATEAGARATFGAWDYGVFALMLLVSTGIGLWVGLARGGQRSAEDFFTGGRRLAALPVGLSLSASFMSAVQVLGVPAEAYRYGLKFLWMCLGQLLNSLLTAAFFLPVFYRLGLTSTYQYLELRFSRAVRLCGTLQYLVATMLYTGIVIYAPALILNQVTGLDIWASLLSTGAICTFYTTVGGMKAVIWTDVFQVVVMLAGFWVVLAQGTMLVGGPRHMLRLAQNHSRINLMDFDLDPRSRYTFWTFVVGGTLVWLSMYGVNQAQVQRYVACRTEKQAKLALLINQLGLFLIVSSAAGCGIVMFTFYLDCDPLLTGRISAPDQYMPLLVLDIFEDLPGVPGLFLACAYSGTLSTASTSINAMAAVTVEDLIKPRLPSLAPRRLVVISKGLCELGGPGWGPGAPLPVDRAAASATALIYGSACLTVAALSSLLGGGVLQGSFTVMGVISGPLLGTFILGMFLPACSTRGVLCGLAAGLAFSLWVAVGAALYPPSAQSMGVLTSSAAGCAQPSANASGLPGPLLAANASGEAPSLGMEPDRPALADSFYAISYLYYGALGTLSTVLCGALVSCLTGPSKRSALAPGLLWWDLAWQTALVAPKEEVATLDDSLVKGAEELPPGAKRPPDFLPTDEDHLLFLGQKEVDGAGSWTPGSGHDRGCDLRETDL, translated from the exons ATGGGCGCCACCGAGGCAGGGGCGCGGGCCACGTTCGGAGCCTGGGACTACGGGGTCTTCGCCCTCATGCTGCTGGTGTCCACGGGCATCgggctgtgggtggggctggcgcggggCGGGCAGCGCAGCGCCGAGGACTTCTTCACGGGGGGCCGGCGCCTGGCGGCGCTGCCCGTCGGCCTCTCGCTGTCCGCCAGCTTCATGTCGGCCGTGCAGGTGCTGGGCGTGCCGGCCGAGGCCTACCGCTACGGCCTCAAGTTCCTCTGGatgtgcctgggccagctgctcaaCTCCCTGCTCACCGCCGCCTTCTTCCTGCCCGTCTTCTACCGCCTGGGCCTCACCAGCACCTACCAG TACCTGGAGCTGCGCTTCAGCCGCGCCGTGCGGCTCTGCGGGACCCTGCAGTACCTGGTGGCCACA ATGCTGTACACTGGCATCGTGATCTACGCCCCCGCGCTCATCCTGAACCAAG TGACCGGGCTGGACATCTGGGCGTCGCTCCTTTCCACCGGAGCCATCTGCACCTTCTACACGACTGTG GGCGGCATGAAGGCTGTCATCTGGACCGACGTGTTCCAGGTCGTGGTGATGCTGGCTGGCTTCTGGGTTGTCCTGGCCCAGGGGACCATGCTCGTGGGCGGGCCTAGGCACATGCTCAGGCTGGCCCAGAACCACTCCCGGATCAATCTGATGGA CTTTGACCTGGACCCTCGGAGTCGTTACACATTCTGGACTTTTGTGGTGGGCGGCACATTGGTGTGGCTCTCGATGTATGGTGTGAACCAGGCACAGGTGCAGCGCTATGTGGCCTGCCGCACAGAGAAGCAGGCCAAGCT ggctctgctCATCAACCAGCTGGGCCTGTTCCTGATCGTGTCCAGCGCCGCTGGCTGTGGTATCGTCATGTTCACCTTCTACCTCGACTGCGACCCTCTGCTCACAGGGCGGATCTCCGCCCCGGACCAG TACATGCCCCTGCTGGTGCTGGACATCTTTGAGGACCTGCCCGGAGTCCCAGGCCTCTTTCTGGCCTGTGCCTATAGCGGCACCCTCAG CACCGCATCCACCAGCATCAACGCCATGGCTGCCGTCACTGTGGAGGACCTCATCAAACCTCGACTGCCGAGCCTGGCGCCCCGGAGACTCGTAGTCATCTCCAAGGGGCTCTGTGAGTTGGGGGGACCCgggtgggggccaggggcgcCGCTCCCTGTTGACCGCGCCGCCGCATCCGCTACAGCGCTCATCTACGGCTCCGCCTGCCTCACCGTGGCGGCCCTGTCCTCGCTGCTGGGGGGCGGCGTCCTGCAG ggctcctTCACCGTCATGGGAGTCATCAGCGGCCCCCTCCTGGGCACCTTcatcctgggcatgttcctcccCGCCTGCAGCACGCGG GGCGTCCTTTGCGGGCTGGCCGCCGGCCTGGCGTTCTCGCTGTGGGTGGCCGTGGGCGCCGCTCTGTACCCGCCCAGCGCGCAGTCCATGGGGGTCCTGACGTCGTCGGCCGCCGGCTGCGCCCAGCCCTCGGCCAACGCCTCCGGCCTCCCCGGCCCGCTCCTCGCCGCCAACGCCTCAGGCGAGGCCCCCAG CCTCGGAATGGAACCTGATCGACCCGCCTTAGCTGACAGTTTCTACGCCATTTCCTATCTTTATTATGGCGCCCTGGGCACACTGAGCACCGTGCTATGTGGAGCCCTCGTCAGCTGCCTGACGG GCCCCAGCAAGCGCAGTGCCCTGGCTCCCGGGCTGCTGTGGTGGGACCTCGCATGGCAGACGGCGTTGGTGGCCCCCAAGGAAGAAGTAGCCACCCTGGATGACAGCCTAGTGAAG ggtGCTGAGGAACTGCCCCCTGGAGCCAAGAGGCCTCCAGACTTCCTGCCCACCGACGAGGACCATCTGCTCTTCCTAGGGCAGAAAGAGGTGGATGGAGCTGGCTCCTGGACCCCCGGCAGTGGACATGACAGGGGTTGTGACCTGCGAGAGACAGACCTCTGA
- the SLC5A5 gene encoding sodium/iodide cotransporter isoform X3 — protein sequence MGATEAGARATFGAWDYGVFALMLLVSTGIGLWVGLARGGQRSAEDFFTGGRRLAALPVGLSLSASFMSAVQVLGVPAEAYRYGLKFLWMCLGQLLNSLLTAAFFLPVFYRLGLTSTYQYLELRFSRAVRLCGTLQYLVATMLYTGIVIYAPALILNQVTGLDIWASLLSTGAICTFYTTVGGMKAVIWTDVFQVVVMLAGFWVVLAQGTMLVGGPRHMLRLAQNHSRINLMEALLINQLGLFLIVSSAAGCGIVMFTFYLDCDPLLTGRISAPDQYMPLLVLDIFEDLPGVPGLFLACAYSGTLSTASTSINAMAAVTVEDLIKPRLPSLAPRRLVVISKGLCELGGPGWGPGAPLPVDRAAASATALIYGSACLTVAALSSLLGGGVLQGSFTVMGVISGPLLGTFILGMFLPACSTRGVLCGLAAGLAFSLWVAVGAALYPPSAQSMGVLTSSAAGCAQPSANASGLPGPLLAANASGEAPSLGMEPDRPALADSFYAISYLYYGALGTLSTVLCGALVSCLTGPSKRSALAPGLLWWDLAWQTALVAPKEEVATLDDSLVKGAEELPPGAKRPPDFLPTDEDHLLFLGQKEVDGAGSWTPGSGHDRGCDLRETDL from the exons ATGGGCGCCACCGAGGCAGGGGCGCGGGCCACGTTCGGAGCCTGGGACTACGGGGTCTTCGCCCTCATGCTGCTGGTGTCCACGGGCATCgggctgtgggtggggctggcgcggggCGGGCAGCGCAGCGCCGAGGACTTCTTCACGGGGGGCCGGCGCCTGGCGGCGCTGCCCGTCGGCCTCTCGCTGTCCGCCAGCTTCATGTCGGCCGTGCAGGTGCTGGGCGTGCCGGCCGAGGCCTACCGCTACGGCCTCAAGTTCCTCTGGatgtgcctgggccagctgctcaaCTCCCTGCTCACCGCCGCCTTCTTCCTGCCCGTCTTCTACCGCCTGGGCCTCACCAGCACCTACCAG TACCTGGAGCTGCGCTTCAGCCGCGCCGTGCGGCTCTGCGGGACCCTGCAGTACCTGGTGGCCACA ATGCTGTACACTGGCATCGTGATCTACGCCCCCGCGCTCATCCTGAACCAAG TGACCGGGCTGGACATCTGGGCGTCGCTCCTTTCCACCGGAGCCATCTGCACCTTCTACACGACTGTG GGCGGCATGAAGGCTGTCATCTGGACCGACGTGTTCCAGGTCGTGGTGATGCTGGCTGGCTTCTGGGTTGTCCTGGCCCAGGGGACCATGCTCGTGGGCGGGCCTAGGCACATGCTCAGGCTGGCCCAGAACCACTCCCGGATCAATCTGATGGA ggctctgctCATCAACCAGCTGGGCCTGTTCCTGATCGTGTCCAGCGCCGCTGGCTGTGGTATCGTCATGTTCACCTTCTACCTCGACTGCGACCCTCTGCTCACAGGGCGGATCTCCGCCCCGGACCAG TACATGCCCCTGCTGGTGCTGGACATCTTTGAGGACCTGCCCGGAGTCCCAGGCCTCTTTCTGGCCTGTGCCTATAGCGGCACCCTCAG CACCGCATCCACCAGCATCAACGCCATGGCTGCCGTCACTGTGGAGGACCTCATCAAACCTCGACTGCCGAGCCTGGCGCCCCGGAGACTCGTAGTCATCTCCAAGGGGCTCTGTGAGTTGGGGGGACCCgggtgggggccaggggcgcCGCTCCCTGTTGACCGCGCCGCCGCATCCGCTACAGCGCTCATCTACGGCTCCGCCTGCCTCACCGTGGCGGCCCTGTCCTCGCTGCTGGGGGGCGGCGTCCTGCAG ggctcctTCACCGTCATGGGAGTCATCAGCGGCCCCCTCCTGGGCACCTTcatcctgggcatgttcctcccCGCCTGCAGCACGCGG GGCGTCCTTTGCGGGCTGGCCGCCGGCCTGGCGTTCTCGCTGTGGGTGGCCGTGGGCGCCGCTCTGTACCCGCCCAGCGCGCAGTCCATGGGGGTCCTGACGTCGTCGGCCGCCGGCTGCGCCCAGCCCTCGGCCAACGCCTCCGGCCTCCCCGGCCCGCTCCTCGCCGCCAACGCCTCAGGCGAGGCCCCCAG CCTCGGAATGGAACCTGATCGACCCGCCTTAGCTGACAGTTTCTACGCCATTTCCTATCTTTATTATGGCGCCCTGGGCACACTGAGCACCGTGCTATGTGGAGCCCTCGTCAGCTGCCTGACGG GCCCCAGCAAGCGCAGTGCCCTGGCTCCCGGGCTGCTGTGGTGGGACCTCGCATGGCAGACGGCGTTGGTGGCCCCCAAGGAAGAAGTAGCCACCCTGGATGACAGCCTAGTGAAG ggtGCTGAGGAACTGCCCCCTGGAGCCAAGAGGCCTCCAGACTTCCTGCCCACCGACGAGGACCATCTGCTCTTCCTAGGGCAGAAAGAGGTGGATGGAGCTGGCTCCTGGACCCCCGGCAGTGGACATGACAGGGGTTGTGACCTGCGAGAGACAGACCTCTGA